The stretch of DNA CCGGATCAACGAGATCATTCAGGAGCTGAATTCGGGCCGTATCGATGCCGCCATCATTGAGGACACGGTGGCGGAGGGCTTTTTGGCCAACAACCCCAACCTGGAAGCGGTGGAGATTCCCGAAGAGGGGCCAGCGGGTTCGGCGATCGCCTTTCCCAGAGGCTCCGAACTGGTGGAGGACTTCAACCGGGTGCTGGCCGAAATGGAGTCGAGCGGCCTGATGGAAGAGCTGATTGTAAGGTGGTTTGGCGACGGGGCTCAGTAGTCACCGGCTATGAACCTAGACTTTGGCCAAATTCTGCCGTCGCTGCCGTTTATTTTGCAGGGTATTCTCGTCACCCTCAGGTTTACTGTCCTGTCGGCACTGTTCGGGTTTACCCTGGGCACCCTGCTGTCCCTGCTCAAGATCTCCAATGTCAAGCCGCTGCGGTGGTTTGCGGAGTTCTACACCTCAATCTTTCGGGGCACGCCGCTGATTTTGCAGCTGGCGCTGGTGTACTTCGCCACCCCGCAAATCATTGGCTACCGCATCTCGCCGATTGAGGCGGGGGTGCTCACCTTCTCGCTCAACTCGGCGGCCTACAGTTCCGAGACCATTCGGGCGGGGATTATGGCGGTGGACAAGGGGCAGCGGGAGGCGTCAATGTCCCTGGGGGTGGCCTACCGGCCCATGATGCTCGACATCATTCTGCCCCAGGCGTTCAAAAACATCCTGCCCGCCCTGGTGAATGAGACGATCGCGCTGCTGAAGGATTCGGCGCTGGTGTCTACCATTGGCGTCCTCGATCTGATGCGGCGGGCTCAGGTGGTGGCGGGGCAGACCTTTCTGTACTTTGAGCCGCTGCTCGTGGTGGGGGTGATCTACTACATCATGGTTATGGGGCTGACCCAGGCGGCCCAGGTTCTTGAGCGGAGGATGCGCCGCAGTGATTAGAATCGAGCATTTGGTCAAATCCTTTGGGCCGCTGGAGGTGCTGAAGGACATTTCTACCCAGGTCGATACGGGCGAAGTGGTGGCGATCATCGGCCCTTCGGGATCGGGGAAATCGACGCTGCTGCGCTGCATCAACCTGCTGGAGGTGCCCACCGCCGGGCATATTTTCATCGACGACATCGACATCACCTCGCCCAAGTGCGACATCCTCAAGGTGCGCCAGAACGTGGGCATGGTGTTTCAGCACTTCAACCTGTTTCCCCACAAGACGGTGATGGGCAACCTCACCTACGCGCCGATGAAGGTGCGGGGCCTCTCCAAGGCGGACGCCAGCAAAATTGCCCTGGACTTGCTGACTAAGGTGGGGCTATCGGAAAAGGCCGAC from Leptolyngbya sp. KIOST-1 encodes:
- a CDS encoding amino acid ABC transporter ATP-binding protein; the encoded protein is MIRIEHLVKSFGPLEVLKDISTQVDTGEVVAIIGPSGSGKSTLLRCINLLEVPTAGHIFIDDIDITSPKCDILKVRQNVGMVFQHFNLFPHKTVMGNLTYAPMKVRGLSKADASKIALDLLTKVGLSEKADQYPSRLSGGQKQRVAIARALAMEPDIMLFDEPTSALDPEMVKEVLDVMKGLADTGITMCIVTHEMGFAREVADRVLFLDGGYLVEDAPPDIFFSTPKSDRAQQFLEKVL
- a CDS encoding amino acid ABC transporter permease, translated to MNLDFGQILPSLPFILQGILVTLRFTVLSALFGFTLGTLLSLLKISNVKPLRWFAEFYTSIFRGTPLILQLALVYFATPQIIGYRISPIEAGVLTFSLNSAAYSSETIRAGIMAVDKGQREASMSLGVAYRPMMLDIILPQAFKNILPALVNETIALLKDSALVSTIGVLDLMRRAQVVAGQTFLYFEPLLVVGVIYYIMVMGLTQAAQVLERRMRRSD